The Pogona vitticeps strain Pit_001003342236 chromosome 6, PviZW2.1, whole genome shotgun sequence genome contains a region encoding:
- the NEUROD6 gene encoding neurogenic differentiation factor 6 has product MLTLPFDESVIMPESQMCRKFSRESEDPKQIKKPDSFVKQITHQGKSIKRSTAEDTEKEEVEDDREEEDENGLPRRRGLRKKKTTKMRMDRVKFRRQEANARERNRMHGLNDALDNLRKVVPCYSKTQKLSKIETLRLAKNYIWALSEILRIGKRPDLLTFVQNLCKGLSQPTTNLVAGCLQLNARSFLMSQTGETAHHTRSPYSSFYPPYHSPELNTPPGHGTLDNAKSMKPYSYCSTYESFYESTSPECSSPQFDGPLSPPPINYNGIFSLKQEEALDYGKNYNYGMHYCAVPPRGPLGQSSVFRLPTESHFPYDLHLRSQSLTMQDELNAVFHN; this is encoded by the coding sequence ATGTTAACGCTACCATTTGATGAGTCTGTTATAATGCCAGAGTCCCAGATGTGCAGAAAGTTTTCCAGAGAAAGTGAAGACCCAAAGCAAATCAAGAAGCCAGACAGCTTTGTGAAGCAGATTACACACCAAGGAAAAAGCATTAAAAGATCCACAGCagaagacacagagaaagaggaggtggAAGATGACCGAGAAGAAGAGGATGAGAACGGTTTGCCCCGAAGGAGAGGCCTCCGGAAAAAAAAGACGACCAAGATGAGAATGGATAGGGTCAAATTCAGGCGACAAGAAGCTAATGCAAGGGAAAGAAATAGAATGCATGGCCTCAACGATGCTCTGGACAATTTAAGGAAGGTGGTCCCTTGTTATTCTAAAACACAGAAACTGTCTAAAATAGAAACTTTGAGACTGGCCAAAAATTATATATGGGCTCTTTCAGAAATCTTACGAATTGGCAAGAGGCCTGACCTGTTAACATTTGTTCAAAACTTGTGCaaaggtctctcccagccaaCGACAAACTTGGTGGCGGGCTGCCTACAGCTGAATGCCAGAAGTTTCCTGATGAGTCAGACAGGGGAAACAGCCCATCACACCCGATCTCCCTACTCCTCCTTCTACCCTCCATATCACAGCCCAGAGCTGAACACTCCTCCAGGTCACGGAACGCTTGATAACGCCAAGTCCATGAAACCCTACAGTTACTGCAGCACATATGAGTCCTTCTATGAAAGCACTTCTCCGGAGTGTTCCAGCCCGCAGTTTGACGGTCCCTTAAGTCCTCCCCCAATTAACTATAATGGGATATTTTCCCTCAAGCAAGAAGAAGCTTTGGACTATGGCAAAAATTACAATTATGGCATGCATTATTGTGCAGTGCCACCCAGGGGTCCCCTTGGGCAGAGTTCTGTGTTCAGGTTGCCtacagagagccacttcccttaCGACCTACATCTGCGGAGCCAGTCTCTCACCATGCAAGATGaattaaatgcagtttttcaTAATTAA